TCATGTATCGAAGCAAATCTGGGTGCAGTAACAGGTATCGGTCCAGCTGCAAGGCTTCCCGGAAGGCCTCCTGGGGCCTGCGCCTGTGGCAGGAATGGGTCATTCAGGCTCAGCTCTCTTACCTCACCTGATGTGGGCCAAGTAAGGGTCAGGGGCACACCTGGGACCCCATCTCCACATGATAGCTAAGACTTTCCCGCCCTGTCCAGCCCTTCACAGCTGCTCACTACCCAGCTCAGCCTGGGGTAAAGGTGGAGGGTGGGTACCTGAACCAGAAAAGGTTCTTTTTCACCAGGGTCTGATTCAGAAGCAGTGCTTCCAGCCACTCGTAGTCCCGGGTGCCTTCCAGGAAGTGCAGGTAGCGGACATCCTGAGGACCAAGGACAGCGTGTGGTCCAGGAGTCCTGCCTTCAGTGGGGTGGCCTGGCTCTGactccagacctcctgcctgctcTTCTCAGCCCTGGCCTGGCTGCCCTCCTTGCTCTTGCCCCTCACACGATCAGGGCCTGTACTGACCACAGACTCCAGACACAGGATGCTCGTCTCCCTGTCTCACCTGCATCCTCCCTCATCCAGAGTCTCTGTGTGGCCAGGCCCTTTCCTCTTTGCTCACCTTCCCCAGAGGTGCGTGCCGGAAACCCCGACTGCCCAATATAATAAGTGACTGGGTCAGGGAGAAGGCAGTAAAGCCGTAGAAGGACGTCCGAGTCCCCACATCCTGTTCGTAGCCCTTAATGATAGCTCCACTCAGTCTGTACAGAAAGACAAAATCAGACAGGCCACGTGAGTGTAGGAGGGAGATGcgtggaggtgggcagggaaaggaaggagaaatggggaGGCGGCACATATTTACAGAAATTCCCTAGAGAGCCCAGGAACGGCACCTGCCGGAGACCGACACACAACACCCCATCAGATCTCTCGGAAGAGCCCAGCTTggcaggagagaggctggaggggaGCTGGGGACAGATGGCTCACCGGAACACGTAGTCATGGCTGTCTATCTCTTGGCCCATGTGAGAGTTGTTCAGGATGCCCCCGTTGCCGACCACAGCACAGCGGATGCACTGGGAGCTCCCAGCAGGGAGACTGGCCAGGAGCAGCTGCTGCTGGGGCACTGGCGGGAAGCGTGTCACGACCTTCTGCACCACTGCAACAAAAGGGGCTCCATTCAAAGCCCTGGAAGGGGCAACGGTCTGGCCCATCATTTCTCCCAGGGCTGGTGGCCCCCAGGGAAGAGGCAGATCAGATACAAAAAGCAGCGGCCCTTAGCCCACAGCCAGGACCCTGGGGCGAGGACTCACGGGAGAAATTGAGCTCCATGAAGCCGAAGGGTGGAGGGAAGTGCTCCAGGCGGTCCCACTCGCTCTGGTTGAAGTGTCTGGAGTCCAGGAAGAGGGTGAGGTTGGGCAGGAAGAGATTCTGGAGCCAGGGTGACTTGGAGGCTTTGACCTTCACCGAGTCAGGGCAAGTCTGCGTGCAGGAGGACGAGTCAGGCAAGGAGAGGCCCAGGAAGGCCAGGACCAGGGGcggggcagggttggggggggggtcggGGGCAGAAAGCAGGCCTCAAAGTGGGGAAGGCACTGCCTCCGCTACCTCTTGCACCCTACTCCCGGGCCTCCTGGCCCCGCCCTGGCCAGCGTCCAGGCCCACTGTGGCCAGGAGGGCTCCCAGAGACGGGTGGTTCTCGGCCCTCAAGGCAAATGCACCTGCCCACGTGTGAGAGGGGTGGCCTGGCCTGCGGATGGGCTGCGTGTTCCCGTGTGCTGTGCGTGGTTACAGTTACGTGTGTAAACAGCCCTATTCTGAAGGCTTCCCTCCTGTGCCTGTGGCCCTGGCTGTTTTTCTTTGGGTAGAAGAGAGGATGCATCATGCAATTATCTATGCAGGGAGGACAGGGTATGAGGGCTGGGCACTGGGTTGGGGTCTCCTTGTCCCTTGGTCCCTATCCATCTGGGCCCTGTTCCCCTGCTGGAGGATGGGGTTCCCATGCAAGTCACACTCTCCCACCCCAATGGATGACCCACCGGGCCTCCTTTGGGCTCAGGGCAGCCCTTCTGGCTCACAACCCCGCCTGCTGCCCAGGGCCATGATTCTGGGGCCTGCCTTCCCCGCCTCACCCCTCTGCCGTTACAGGAAGGAGAGGGGGTGTGAGAGCAGTGTCAGGGGGAGCACGAGTGAGTAAGGCAGAGCTTAGGGTCAGAGCccgggagggaagggagagggtcgGGGTGGGTTTCTGCCAGGAGGGGCCGCAAAGGTGGGAGAAGAAATACTCACCGTCTTGAggccccccacctccaggctgTATTCTTCCTCAAAATCCCACCGCGGGTCAGACTTGAAGTTGGCGGCCCGCAGTTTCTGGCCTCTCTGGGTGGTGGGCCCCTGGAGAGGGGCCGAGGACTGGGTGGCCTGGGCTCTCTTCTCGggtggggcagccactgtggTGGCTCCTTTGGCTCCCCTCCCTGCTGGCCTGGCTCTTGCGGGGGTCCTCATTCTGGCCTGACTCCCCAGAAGGGGCGTCCTTGATGACACTGCCGCTCCGCCCTGAGACTTCGCGGGCACCGGCCTCGCCTTCTGGTCCCCTGGTCCTCTGCTCGTCCTTGTGTCCTGCTTGTTCAGCGATGGCGCCTCCATCCTGCCAGAGGCCAGCCCCCCGCCTTGGCTTCCCGGGGGCAGTGTGTCCTGCATGGCGTCCTTTCTCTCCTGCATCTCTGGGGCTGCCGTCCTGGCTGTCTTGTGTGCTCTGTGCGGCTC
This is a stretch of genomic DNA from Camelus bactrianus isolate YW-2024 breed Bactrian camel chromosome 16, ASM4877302v1, whole genome shotgun sequence. It encodes these proteins:
- the ST6GALNAC1 gene encoding alpha-N-acetylgalactosaminide alpha-2,6-sialyltransferase 1; translated protein: MRACPRTLSHLGQAGQWLLLLAVTVLLLCTLSFFIKEPNTKPNRSQIPKDIKERSPELLQKATSPAPTTGGRMTAHAEPTQEASTLDTAPEATTRTAGEGRAEASKASAEEPHRAHKTARTAAPEMQERKDAMQDTLPPGSQGGGLASGRMEAPSLNKQDTRTSRGPGDQKARPVPAKSQGGAAVSSRTPLLGSQARMRTPARARPAGRGAKGATTVAAPPEKRAQATQSSAPLQGPTTQRGQKLRAANFKSDPRWDFEEEYSLEVGGLKTTCPDSVKVKASKSPWLQNLFLPNLTLFLDSRHFNQSEWDRLEHFPPPFGFMELNFSLVQKVVTRFPPVPQQQLLLASLPAGSSQCIRCAVVGNGGILNNSHMGQEIDSHDYVFRLSGAIIKGYEQDVGTRTSFYGFTAFSLTQSLIILGSRGFRHAPLGKDVRYLHFLEGTRDYEWLEALLLNQTLVKKNLFWFRRRPQEAFREALQLDRYLLLHPDLLRYMKNRFLRSKTLNSVHWRIYRPTTGALLLLTALQLCDQVSAYGFITEGHERFSDHYYDKSWKRTVFYINHDFKLERTLWKRLHDEGIIWLYQRPVL